A DNA window from Ranitomeya imitator isolate aRanImi1 chromosome 2, aRanImi1.pri, whole genome shotgun sequence contains the following coding sequences:
- the TSR2 gene encoding pre-rRNA-processing protein TSR2 homolog, which yields MAARSVDSRGVFYEAVQAVLGSWPVLQIAVENGFGGPHVQEKAQWMVGAVYEYFHTNSDLEQYEVEDTLQSILNEEFDIMVEDGSLPMIAQQLCMFYSQCRHGDTVSVKDKIAQLSQKKYNVKANVQEVRAAEDREESSSDESEEAMDCETSVTTTPTATTSTASGGQPEDGEPEADGWTVVHRKKK from the exons ATGGCGGCGCGCAGCGTGGACTCACGTGGTGTGTTTTATGAAGCCGTGCAGGCGGTGCTGGGGAGCTGGCCGGTGCTGCAG ATCGCAGTAGAGAATGGATTCGGAGGTCCTCATgtgcaggagaaggctcaatggatGGTGGGGGCGGTGTATGAGTATTTTCACACCAATT CGGACTTGGAGCAGTACGAGGTGGAGGACACCCTGCAAAGCATATTGAATGAGGAGTTTGACATCATGGTGGAGGATGGAAGTTTACCTATG ATTGCCCAGCAGCTCTGCATGTTCTACTCCCAATGCAGACATGGAGACACCGTCAGCGTGAAAGATAAAATCGCTCAATTGTCTCAGAAGAAGTATAATGTGAAGGCCAATGTGCAAGAAGTGAGAGCGGCTGAAGACAGGGAGGAGAGCAGCAGTGACGAGAGTGAGGAG GCAATGGACTGCGAGACAAGTGTAACTACTACCCCCACAGCAACTACTTCTACTGCATCTGGTGGGCAACCAGAGGATGGAGAGCCAGAGGCCGATGGCTGGACAGTGGTGCACAGGAAAAAGAAGTGA